A part of Acomys russatus chromosome 21, mAcoRus1.1, whole genome shotgun sequence genomic DNA contains:
- the Scaf8 gene encoding SR-related and CTD-associated factor 8 isoform X1 produces MEAVKTFNSEDCASSPACTDCCSSSMDTRSILYSLNDYKPPISKAKMTQITKAAIKAIKFYKHVVQSVEKFIQKCKPEYKVPGLYVIDSIVRQSRHQFGQEKDVFAPRFSNNIISTFQNLYRCPGDDKSKIVRVLNLWQKNNVFKSEIIQPLLDMAAGIPPPVVTPVLASTTAAMSNTPGTPVTPVTPANVVQGLPDPWVSQITNTDTLAAVAQILQSPQGQQLQQLIQTLQIQQQKPQPSILQALDAGLVVQLQALTAQLTAAAAAASTLTPVDQGVSFNKKLMDRFDFGEDSEHSEESKKEIPTPQLSHVSESVNNSIFHQIAEQLQQQNLEQLRQQLLEQQPQKATPQDSQEGTFGSEHSASPSQGSSQQHFLEPEANLDDSIDIQQQDMDIDEGQDVVEEEIFEPEAKKVAVRSRSRTHSRSRSRSPRKRRSRSRSGSRKRKHRKRSRSRSRERKRKSSRSYSSERRAREREKERQKKGLPPVRSKTLSVCSTTLWVGQVDKKATQQDLTNLFEEFGQIESINMIPPRGCAYVCMVHRQDSFRALQKLSSGSYKIGSKVIKIAWALNKGVKTEYKQFWDVDLGVTYIPWEKVKVDDLDGFAEGGMIDQETVNAEWETVKTSEPVKETVQTTQSPAPVEKETVVTTQAEVFPPPVAMLQIPVAPAVPAVSLVPPAFPVSMPVPPPGFSPIPPPPFLRASFNPSQPPPGFMPPPVPPPVVPPPAIPPVVPTSLVQPPLSMTPETVKDVGFGSLVLPGGSVASSLAPSTLPAGNVFNPPSKAEPEEKVPHLTEHQIPSGENTRPVIPNDIPSSAAMLAQPPGPSSTSGILCVQRPNVSSNSEILGVRPANVSSSAAMMGAQPPNILNNSGILGIQPPNVSSGSGLLGVLPPNMPNNSGLVGLQPPNVSNPAGLLGTQPPIGPQNLPPLTIPAQRMPALPMLDIRPGLIPQAPGPRFPLLQPGIPPQRGIPPPSVLDAALHPPPRGPFPPGDLFSQPERPFLAPGRPSIDNVPNPDKRIPLGNDNIQQEGDRDYRFPPLEAREGITRPPPMDVRDVVGRPIDPREGPGRPPLDGRDHFGRPPVDMRENLVRPGLDHLGRRDHFGFPPEKPWGHRDFDEREHRVLPVFGGPKGLHEERGRFRAGNYRFDPRSGPWNRGFGQEVHRDFDDRRRPWERQRDRDDRDFDFCREINGSRLGRDRIQNTWVPPPHARVFDYFEGATSQRKGDNVPQVNGETTERHAQPPPLPVQKETELYEKLASSGDVDKEESGTAAGVESGAVVESTETEGT; encoded by the exons TGTAAACCAGAATACAAGGTACCTGGACTGTATGTTATTGACTCCATTGTGCGACAATCCCGGCATCAGTTCGGTCAAGAAAAGGATGTGTTTGCACCCAGATTTAGTAATAACATCATTAGCACTTTCCAGAATTTATATCGTTGCCCTGGGGATGACAAG aGTAAAATAGTGAGAGTATTAAACTTATGGCAGAAGAATAATGTGTTTAAGAGTGAGATTATCCAGCCTCTTCTGGATATGGCAGCAGGGATTCCTCCCCCAGTTGTCACCCCTGTTTTGGCCAGCACTACTGCAGCTATGAGCAATACTCCAG GAACACCGGTGACGCCTGTTACTCCAGCCAATGTGGTCCAAGGCTTACCTGATCCATGGGTCTCTCAGataacaaacacagacacactggcAGCTGTTGCTCAAATCTTACAGAGTCCTCAAGGTCAACAG CTTCAGCAGCTAATACAAACCTTGCAGATACAACAGCAGAAGCCCCAACCCTCCATCCTGCAGGCCTTGGATGCTGGTCTTGTGGTTCAATTACAGGCACTCACAGCACAGCTCACAGCCGCAGCTGCAGCAGCCAGCACACTCACTCCCGTGGACCAAGGAGTCTCTTTCAACAAG aaGTTGATGGATAGATTTGATTTTGGGGAAGATTCTGAGCATAGTGAAGAATCCAAAAAGGAAATCCCTACTCCTCAACT CTCTCACGTTTCTGAGTCCGTGAACAACTCCATCTTCCATCAGATAGcggagcagctgcagcagcagaacTTGGAGCAGCTGCGGCAGCAGCTCCTGGAGCAGCAGCCTCAGAAG GCAACTCCTCAAGATAGCCAGGAGGGAACATTTGGATCTGAGCACTCAGCTTCACCTTCTCAAGGAAGCAGCCAGCAGCATTTCCTGGAACCTGAAGCAAACTTAGATGATTCCATAGACATTCAGCAACAG GATATGGATATTGATGAAGGACAGGATGTTGTTGAAGAGGAGATCTTTGAGCCTGAAGCTAAGAAAGTAGCTGTTCGCTCAAGATCAAGAACTCATTCACGATCTCGATCAAG GTCACCAAGAAAACGAAGGTCTAGGTCACGATCTGGGTCTCGAAAGCGAAAGCACAGGAAGCGATCCCGCTCCCGctccagagaaaggaagagaaaatcatCACGTTCATATTCAAGTGAAAgaagagccagagagagggagaaagaacgCCAGAAAAAGGGATTGCCTCCCGTCAGATCGAAAACTCTAAGTG TATGCAGTACTACTCTCTGGGTTGGCCAAGTAGATAagaaggctacacagcaagatttAACCAACCTTTTTGAGGAGTTTGGACAAATTGAATCCATTAAT ATGATTCCACCCAGGGGCTGTGCTTATGTCTGTATGGTCCATCGACAAGACTCATTCCGGGCTCTTCAGAAACTGAGTTCAGGATCCTATAAAATTGGTTCCAAGGTCATTAAG ATTGCCTGGGCTTTGAACAAAGGTGTAAAGACAGAATACAAGCAGTTCTGGGATGTGGATCTTGGAGTCACATATATACCCTGGGAAAAAGTTAAAGTGGATGACTTGGATGGCTTTGCAGAAGGAGGCATGATCGACCAGGAGACTGTAAATGCTG aaTGGGAAACTGTGAAAACCTCAGAACCCGTGAAAGAGACAGTCCAGACAACACAGAGTCCAGCTCCTGTTGAAAAGGAGACAGTGGTCACAACACAGGCAGAAGTCTTTCCTCCGCCTGTCGCCATGCTGCAG ATTCCAGTAGCACCAGCGGTTCCTGCAGTTAGTTTAGTTCCACCAGCATTTCCTGTGTCGATGCCGGTCCCCCCTCCTGGATTCAGCCCAATCCCTCCACCTCCGTTTCTACGAGCAAGTTTTAACCCTTCACAGCCACCTCCTG GTTTTATGCCACCTCCAGTTCCCCCGCCTGTGGTCCCTCCCCCTGCGATACCACCAGTAGTACCAACAT CTTTAGTGCAACCACCATTGTCCATGACCCCAGAAACTGTGAAAGATGTTGGATTTGGTAGCCTTGTTTTACCAGGTGGTTCTGTTGCCAGCAGTCTTGCTCCTTCAACTCTACCAGCAGGAAATGTTTTTAATCCTCCCAGTAAAGCAGAGCCTGAAGAAAAAGTACCTCACCTTACAGAGCACCAGATTCCTTCTGGTGAGAATACCAGACCAG tGATTCCAAATGATATTCCAAGTAGTGCTGCAATGTTAGCACAGCCACCTGGGCCCTCAAGCACCTCTGGGATCCTGTGCGTGCAGAGACCAAATGTATCAAGTAATTCTGAAATACTTGGGGTTCGGCCAGCTAATGTTTCCAGCAGTGCTGCGATGATGGGAGCCCAGCCACCAAATATTCTAAATAACTCTGGAATTTTGGGCATACAGCCACCAAATGTGTCCAGCGGTTCCGGACTTCTTGGAGTCCTGCCTCCAAACATGCCTAACAACTCTGGACTTGTAGGACTACAGCCACCAAATGTTTCAAATCCTGCTGGACTTTTGGGAACACAGCCACCGATTGGACCTCAAAACTTACCGCCCTTAACTATCCCTGCTCAAAGAATGCCTGCATTGCCAATGTTAGACATTCGTCCAGGACTGATACCACAGGCTCCTGGACCAAGATTCCCTTTACTACAGCCTGGAATTCCCCCACAACGGGGCATCCCTCCTCCATCGGTACTTGATGCAGCTCTTCATCCACCACCCCGTGGACCTTTTCCTCCCGGAGATCTTTTCAGTCAGCCAGAAAGACCTTTTCTGGCTCCTGGAAGACCAAGTATAGACAATGTTCCCAACCCAGATAAAAGAATACCACTTGGGAATGACAATATTCAGCAGGAAGGGGATAGAGATTACCGATTTCCTCCTCTAGAGGCCAGGGAGGGCATTACTAGGCCTCCTCCGATGGATGTTAGGGATGTGGTTGGGCGACCTATAGATCCCAGAGAAGGCCCTGGAAGGCCTCCGTTAGATGGTAGGGATCATTTTGGAAGACCACCTGTGGACATGAGAGAGAATCTTGTGAGGCCAGGTCTAGATCATCTTGGTCGACGAGACCACTTTGGCTTTCCCCCAGAGAAGCCTTGGGGGCATAGAGATTTTGATGAGAGAGAGCATCGAGTTCTGCCTGTCTTTGGTGGTCCAAAAGGCTTACATGAAGAAAGAGGTAGATTTCGGGCTGGAAATTACCGATTTGATCCTAGAAGTGGTCCTTGGAACAGAGGATTTGGGCAGGAAGTTCACAGAGATTTTGATGACCGCAGAAGaccctgggagaggcagagggataggGATGACAGAGATTTTGATTTCTGCAGAGAAATTAATGGAAGTCGTCTTGGACGAGATAGAATTCAAAACACTTGGGTTCCCCCTCCTCATGCTCGGGTTTTTGATTATTTCGAAGGGGCCACTTCTCAACGAAAAGGTGATAATGTGCCTCAAGTTAATGGTGAAACTACAGAGAGACATGCTCAGCCACCGCCTTTACCAGTACAGAAGGAGACTGAACTCTATGAGAAACTGGCATCTTCAGGTGACGTAGACAAGGAGGAGAGTGGCACAGCTGCTGGTGTAGAAAGTGGAGCGGTGGTAGAGAGCACAGAGACTGAGGGGACATAA
- the Scaf8 gene encoding SR-related and CTD-associated factor 8 isoform X2: MPQPPRSALPPVSSLCAAGSRGPRRRGGERAGRRLFLRRPAGPLCADNMEAVKTFNSEDCASSPACTDCCSSSMDTRSILYSLNDYKPPISKAKMTQITKAAIKAIKFYKHVVQSVEKFIQKCKPEYKVPGLYVIDSIVRQSRHQFGQEKDVFAPRFSNNIISTFQNLYRCPGDDKSKIVRVLNLWQKNNVFKSEIIQPLLDMAAGIPPPVVTPVLASTTAAMSNTPGTPVTPVTPANVVQGLPDPWVSQITNTDTLAAVAQILQSPQGQQLQQLIQTLQIQQQKPQPSILQALDAGLVVQLQALTAQLTAAAAAASTLTPVDQGVSFNKKLMDRFDFGEDSEHSEESKKEIPTPQLSHVSESVNNSIFHQIAEQLQQQNLEQLRQQLLEQQPQKATPQDSQEGTFGSEHSASPSQGSSQQHFLEPEANLDDSIDIQQQDMDIDEGQDVVEEEIFEPEAKKVAVRSRSRTHSRSRSRSPRKRRSRSRSGSRKRKHRKRSRSRSRERKRKSSRSYSSERRAREREKERQKKGLPPVRSKTLSVCSTTLWVGQVDKKATQQDLTNLFEEFGQIESINMIPPRGCAYVCMVHRQDSFRALQKLSSGSYKIGSKVIKIAWALNKGVKTEYKQFWDVDLGVTYIPWEKVKVDDLDGFAEGGMIDQETVNAEWETVKTSEPVKETVQTTQSPAPVEKETVVTTQAEVFPPPVAMLQIPVAPAVPAVSLVPPAFPVSMPVPPPGFSPIPPPPFLRASFNPSQPPPGFMPPPVPPPVVPPPAIPPVVPTSLVQPPLSMTPETVKDVGFGSLVLPGGSVASSLAPSTLPAGNVFNPPSKAEPEEKVPHLTEHQIPSGENTRPVIPNDIPSSAAMLAQPPGPSSTSGILCVQRPNVSSNSEILGVRPANVSSSAAMMGAQPPNILNNSGILGIQPPNVSSGSGLLGVLPPNMPNNSGLVGLQPPNVSNPAGLLGTQPPIGPQNLPPLTIPAQRMPALPMLDIRPGLIPQAPGPRFPLLQPGIPPQRGIPPPSVLDAALHPPPRGPFPPGDLFSQPERPFLAPGRPSIDNVPNPDKRIPLGNDNIQQEGDRDYRFPPLEAREGITRPPPMDVRDVVGRPIDPREGPGRPPLDGRDHFGRPPVDMRENLVRPGLDHLGRRDHFGFPPEKPWGHRDFDEREHRVLPVFGGPKGLHEERGRFRAGNYRFDPRSGPWNRGFGQEVHRDFDDRRRPWERQRDRDDRDFDFCREINGSRLGRDRIQNTWVPPPHARVFDYFEGATSQRKGDNVPQVNGETTERHAQPPPLPVQKETELYEKLASSGDVDKEESGTAAGVESGAVVESTETEGT, encoded by the exons TGTAAACCAGAATACAAGGTACCTGGACTGTATGTTATTGACTCCATTGTGCGACAATCCCGGCATCAGTTCGGTCAAGAAAAGGATGTGTTTGCACCCAGATTTAGTAATAACATCATTAGCACTTTCCAGAATTTATATCGTTGCCCTGGGGATGACAAG aGTAAAATAGTGAGAGTATTAAACTTATGGCAGAAGAATAATGTGTTTAAGAGTGAGATTATCCAGCCTCTTCTGGATATGGCAGCAGGGATTCCTCCCCCAGTTGTCACCCCTGTTTTGGCCAGCACTACTGCAGCTATGAGCAATACTCCAG GAACACCGGTGACGCCTGTTACTCCAGCCAATGTGGTCCAAGGCTTACCTGATCCATGGGTCTCTCAGataacaaacacagacacactggcAGCTGTTGCTCAAATCTTACAGAGTCCTCAAGGTCAACAG CTTCAGCAGCTAATACAAACCTTGCAGATACAACAGCAGAAGCCCCAACCCTCCATCCTGCAGGCCTTGGATGCTGGTCTTGTGGTTCAATTACAGGCACTCACAGCACAGCTCACAGCCGCAGCTGCAGCAGCCAGCACACTCACTCCCGTGGACCAAGGAGTCTCTTTCAACAAG aaGTTGATGGATAGATTTGATTTTGGGGAAGATTCTGAGCATAGTGAAGAATCCAAAAAGGAAATCCCTACTCCTCAACT CTCTCACGTTTCTGAGTCCGTGAACAACTCCATCTTCCATCAGATAGcggagcagctgcagcagcagaacTTGGAGCAGCTGCGGCAGCAGCTCCTGGAGCAGCAGCCTCAGAAG GCAACTCCTCAAGATAGCCAGGAGGGAACATTTGGATCTGAGCACTCAGCTTCACCTTCTCAAGGAAGCAGCCAGCAGCATTTCCTGGAACCTGAAGCAAACTTAGATGATTCCATAGACATTCAGCAACAG GATATGGATATTGATGAAGGACAGGATGTTGTTGAAGAGGAGATCTTTGAGCCTGAAGCTAAGAAAGTAGCTGTTCGCTCAAGATCAAGAACTCATTCACGATCTCGATCAAG GTCACCAAGAAAACGAAGGTCTAGGTCACGATCTGGGTCTCGAAAGCGAAAGCACAGGAAGCGATCCCGCTCCCGctccagagaaaggaagagaaaatcatCACGTTCATATTCAAGTGAAAgaagagccagagagagggagaaagaacgCCAGAAAAAGGGATTGCCTCCCGTCAGATCGAAAACTCTAAGTG TATGCAGTACTACTCTCTGGGTTGGCCAAGTAGATAagaaggctacacagcaagatttAACCAACCTTTTTGAGGAGTTTGGACAAATTGAATCCATTAAT ATGATTCCACCCAGGGGCTGTGCTTATGTCTGTATGGTCCATCGACAAGACTCATTCCGGGCTCTTCAGAAACTGAGTTCAGGATCCTATAAAATTGGTTCCAAGGTCATTAAG ATTGCCTGGGCTTTGAACAAAGGTGTAAAGACAGAATACAAGCAGTTCTGGGATGTGGATCTTGGAGTCACATATATACCCTGGGAAAAAGTTAAAGTGGATGACTTGGATGGCTTTGCAGAAGGAGGCATGATCGACCAGGAGACTGTAAATGCTG aaTGGGAAACTGTGAAAACCTCAGAACCCGTGAAAGAGACAGTCCAGACAACACAGAGTCCAGCTCCTGTTGAAAAGGAGACAGTGGTCACAACACAGGCAGAAGTCTTTCCTCCGCCTGTCGCCATGCTGCAG ATTCCAGTAGCACCAGCGGTTCCTGCAGTTAGTTTAGTTCCACCAGCATTTCCTGTGTCGATGCCGGTCCCCCCTCCTGGATTCAGCCCAATCCCTCCACCTCCGTTTCTACGAGCAAGTTTTAACCCTTCACAGCCACCTCCTG GTTTTATGCCACCTCCAGTTCCCCCGCCTGTGGTCCCTCCCCCTGCGATACCACCAGTAGTACCAACAT CTTTAGTGCAACCACCATTGTCCATGACCCCAGAAACTGTGAAAGATGTTGGATTTGGTAGCCTTGTTTTACCAGGTGGTTCTGTTGCCAGCAGTCTTGCTCCTTCAACTCTACCAGCAGGAAATGTTTTTAATCCTCCCAGTAAAGCAGAGCCTGAAGAAAAAGTACCTCACCTTACAGAGCACCAGATTCCTTCTGGTGAGAATACCAGACCAG tGATTCCAAATGATATTCCAAGTAGTGCTGCAATGTTAGCACAGCCACCTGGGCCCTCAAGCACCTCTGGGATCCTGTGCGTGCAGAGACCAAATGTATCAAGTAATTCTGAAATACTTGGGGTTCGGCCAGCTAATGTTTCCAGCAGTGCTGCGATGATGGGAGCCCAGCCACCAAATATTCTAAATAACTCTGGAATTTTGGGCATACAGCCACCAAATGTGTCCAGCGGTTCCGGACTTCTTGGAGTCCTGCCTCCAAACATGCCTAACAACTCTGGACTTGTAGGACTACAGCCACCAAATGTTTCAAATCCTGCTGGACTTTTGGGAACACAGCCACCGATTGGACCTCAAAACTTACCGCCCTTAACTATCCCTGCTCAAAGAATGCCTGCATTGCCAATGTTAGACATTCGTCCAGGACTGATACCACAGGCTCCTGGACCAAGATTCCCTTTACTACAGCCTGGAATTCCCCCACAACGGGGCATCCCTCCTCCATCGGTACTTGATGCAGCTCTTCATCCACCACCCCGTGGACCTTTTCCTCCCGGAGATCTTTTCAGTCAGCCAGAAAGACCTTTTCTGGCTCCTGGAAGACCAAGTATAGACAATGTTCCCAACCCAGATAAAAGAATACCACTTGGGAATGACAATATTCAGCAGGAAGGGGATAGAGATTACCGATTTCCTCCTCTAGAGGCCAGGGAGGGCATTACTAGGCCTCCTCCGATGGATGTTAGGGATGTGGTTGGGCGACCTATAGATCCCAGAGAAGGCCCTGGAAGGCCTCCGTTAGATGGTAGGGATCATTTTGGAAGACCACCTGTGGACATGAGAGAGAATCTTGTGAGGCCAGGTCTAGATCATCTTGGTCGACGAGACCACTTTGGCTTTCCCCCAGAGAAGCCTTGGGGGCATAGAGATTTTGATGAGAGAGAGCATCGAGTTCTGCCTGTCTTTGGTGGTCCAAAAGGCTTACATGAAGAAAGAGGTAGATTTCGGGCTGGAAATTACCGATTTGATCCTAGAAGTGGTCCTTGGAACAGAGGATTTGGGCAGGAAGTTCACAGAGATTTTGATGACCGCAGAAGaccctgggagaggcagagggataggGATGACAGAGATTTTGATTTCTGCAGAGAAATTAATGGAAGTCGTCTTGGACGAGATAGAATTCAAAACACTTGGGTTCCCCCTCCTCATGCTCGGGTTTTTGATTATTTCGAAGGGGCCACTTCTCAACGAAAAGGTGATAATGTGCCTCAAGTTAATGGTGAAACTACAGAGAGACATGCTCAGCCACCGCCTTTACCAGTACAGAAGGAGACTGAACTCTATGAGAAACTGGCATCTTCAGGTGACGTAGACAAGGAGGAGAGTGGCACAGCTGCTGGTGTAGAAAGTGGAGCGGTGGTAGAGAGCACAGAGACTGAGGGGACATAA